The genomic window TTGACAGCTTAGAAAATAATCTTTGAATGCCACATCAGATGCCATTGATGACCCTAATGCAAGCTACTCAACAGCAGTAGTGGAGGCAGATGACTCCAGCTCAGAGCAGGTTCCAGTGGAGAGCTCAGATTTGGTTGGTCAGCAGCACGTTGCCTTGGTAACGCAAGAGGATGGAACGCAACAGCAGGTAACTTCGCAGACAGTAAACATATTTAATGTGTTAGCAATAAACAGCATGGTTAATATTTTTACACAGCAGATAACTCCTTAAGCTGCCTCTCAGAGCTCCATGGACAGGCAGCTGCTTCTTGTGGTTGCTTAGCTTTTAATATCCCTCTATCTATCTCTGTCCTCCATCCATTCTATAAAAACTTTCAGCTCAGTATCTCTGAAGCAGAATTACAAGCTATGGGTGGCAcaatcaccatggtaacccaaGAAGGCACAACCATCACCATTCCAGCCCACGAACTGGCAACGCAAGGAACTCActcggttaccatggtaacgaCGGACGGCTCAGATGAACAGGTGAACAGCTGGCACGTCATAAcaggacattttttttgctAAGAGGAGGGTTACATTTAAAGCTTTGTGACGTGTTAATATTTAACTTAGTTAGACTTCTGAACTTTATAATCTGTTGTAGTGTTTGAAATGTATGCCTTCTTAAAGGAAAAGAAACTGACGTTGCATAGTATGCATTCTACATACCTCAATTAAAAATTCACCAAATCAAGTTCAAGTCAAAAAATATCAGTGTTTAGGCTGGTCTGCAGGCTTTCTAACGTTGATGTGAAGAATTGAGTAATTGAGCtttgtaaacactgtaaaactatAAATTATTTTATAGCATGTGGAGCTCCTATTTCTCCTCTCTAATTGAAAATGGTGTCGGCATTTGGAAAATAATGTTATACATACTACTGCTAATTAAATTTaggttttatattttattgaaaCTTAAAACTTCACAATTCCACAATCACAGTACCTTATGTACCTGGTGTTACCATATGTTATGTTTGGAAAGAAAAAACCTGCCACTTAAAACATGGCAACATAGAGAAGCATCCACAAATGTCTTCAGTTGTTCCAGTGTTGAAGCAGCGATTTGATCACCGTTTTTCTGTCGCCCTCAGGTGGCCATCATGACGCCGGACATGGCCTCATTCCAAACTGTGGAGGAGGCAGGTTACAGCCAAGACCAGGATGATATTCATCCTGTCACGCTACTGGCCACCTCCAACGGCACTCACATTGCTGTGCAGGTTGGTAGACCGATACCACAGGAGGGGGGTtaaatggtggtggtggtggtgtgtgtgtgtgggggtgggggggggggggggggggggggggggtcagataTGTAAATTTGTGTAGTTTGAAGAAAGAATGGACACACAAATCAAGTTGTTACAATCCAGAGGGCGCTAAATCTGTGTAAATGCAGATTTAGCAGCCCCCTGGTCCCACCCTGCTAATCTGCATGCTTAAATGCTTTATCAAAGTTTATTGGTAGGTGGGGTTCAGCTCAGGAGGTGTAGGTGTGCTGTTAGTCCTCCTGCTGGGGTGTCAATCAAACTAAACTGAAACCCATCTACAGGATGTGTGAGCTGACATGTAATCCATCCTTCTACAAAATAAGGAAGTCAGTGCTGTGATGGTAATTTATAGTTGTGGtttatattttcctttttttgacaCTTTGGTAAAGCCtgtcacaaagatgttggtgttttCCACTGGTGGGGTATGTTTACTTAGATGTTGCACATGAATACTTAACTTTAACCTTGTAGAATGATCCTTTACTAATCCCTCTGTGGGGTGATTTGCAATTTTATAGCAGCagggaaatgaaaacaaagcagcacgcatcatttaaaataaaaccagtAACCCCCGAGGGGTTAGAAGGCATCAATGGTTGCAGGTCTCATGACCaatctttttttgttgtatccACTTGTTTCCCTCTTTGTGTCATGTTAATTACAAAGCAAACACTACCATGTGACAGTCATCCACCATGCTCAGCAGCCCTTAATGCAAAGCTCAGATCGTTCTTTAAAGGAGTGGCAGAGTAAATAGATTAGATCACCCGTACTGATCGTTTAACAATGTTTAACAACGGTTAGCAGACTGTCAATcaatgtattgtattgtttgtcTTTCCTCTTCTTTAGCTCAGTGATCAGCCTTCGCTGGAGGAAGCCATCAGGATAGCATCAAGAATACAGCAAGGAGAGTCCCCAGGCCTGGACGATTAATGGACTTATTATGGACAATGAGTCTGAATTAAGACCATTTTAAATGGACTAAATATCAGCGGGAAAGATCTCGAgtcttcctccatgtttttttttcaacaacagAACTTAGCTTTTATGTGTACATAGGATTTTGATAACTGGAGTTATGCTATGCTATTTTGTCTCTCACCCAAGAACAGATGAGGGGGGAGGGAAATGCTTTCTAATGTTTATGATGCACAGTGCAGTGTACAgctaaagctatttctaataaaaaaagTGTGATTACTTGACTGTAGTTCATTTCGAACACCTAAATGTTAAACTTCCATGTTTAAGACAAAAACACCCACAGAAAAGTAGCATTTAATTACAAATAAGACACTTAAATATAGGATTAGGAGAACAAACATGTCTTTATTTACCTAGAATTTATCTTCACTTTAGAAATACCATTTAGTATTTACACTGCAGCAAAATGTCTGTTATATTACATGGTTACAGTGTAAATATAATATACTGTAATACAGTTGAGAAAAAGTTTGTTATATACAGTTTATAGCTTCTAATGAAAGTTTTTCTTAATAATAAATTCAATTATTATTTTACGATAATACCCTGAATTTAACTCGGTCTAAACCACTCTTATAAATGATGAAAATTTAGATTAAAAGGGGGTGttatgaaactgaaaaaaacccTTATAATCATTTTAAATCCCTAAAATTGATTGATTACATtacatcatttatttttcattcctTTCATGTAGGTATCATCTCTGATTGTCCGGTCCATATAATGAGCTCATTGTCTCGCAGATGATCTAATTGTTTGACTCCAGCACGCGTTCGCGCCAGATCCTCGCACTGCCACCGGTGACGTAACGCCTCCCGAAACCACTCCGCAACGCCCCTCTTTCAAAAAATCGAGACGAGCTCCGATTGGCTGCGCAGCGACACGTGATCAACGGTCGCGGGAAGTCCTTTGCCACGCGCGTGATAGGAAGAAGTCAGAGTTCTTGACTCATTCAAAGTTTTCTTCCCGTGTAAACATTGCTATGGTTTTATTGCGGAAAGACGTGTTTCTGCTGCGCTGAGACACCGAGAAGACAGCGACGGATACCGATACTCGACTGGACGGACCGCTTTTAGGGTTTGTTTCTGGAGCCAGGACGGATTTCGGACGTTGTTCTTACGGCGAACAGAAGCTGTGAGTCCAGGGCCATTTCTCGGCGTTGGATGGGCGTGTAGGAGTTAGCAAACGTTCTTTTTCAAAACGTTAACAAACGTGGGGGCACTTAACGGTACATTTTTCACTTATTTTCAAATTTGCTTAAGTTTGTGGCGTTTAAAAGTTtcgcgagaaacgccactgtaaCACTAGTGAGGGTCCAGCCGCGTGTTTTTCCTCGTCGACGTAGACGCCGGGGTTTAAATCCTGAAAATGGCGAGTTACAGTCGCCATCGACACGGATCTCCTTCACCTACACCTCGGCCTATTCGCCAGAAGTTAGACTTTACATCCAGTGATGGAGAGGACGACCCTATCGACGACGTTAACAACAGCACTGGGGGAGAATCGGGCTTCACGGAGATGGATTCTCCGATGCCGCGGGACACCGCCGACAAACGGCTGgaaggcagcagcagccccCTGAACCACTCCGGCGGGGACGACGACGTGGAGCTGTGGGACGAGGACAGCTTCGGTTCCCCGTCACACCTGCGGTCGCCGAGCAGCGTTATCTTCGCCAACTGCTCACCGTCGCCGAGAAAGAGCTCCAGGCTGTTCAGGGGCTCGCCGGAGCGGTCCTACGTGCCTGACGACGGGGAAGGCTCCAGCTCACCGATCCCAGACTGCCCGGACACACCTCCGCACAAAACCTTCAGAAAGCTCCGGCTGTTCGACACACCGCACACACCAAAGGTTGGTGTTTTCTTATTACAGcctgtttagtttagttttagttgAGTTTATCTGAGATCAggtcctgtttgtttgtttttgtttgaatgGACCGTCAGAGGTTGAACAGCATCTCATGTGTTCTTGCAGAAAAAACACCAACTACAGAAAATCTTAGGATGAACAtctgcttctgtgttttttgacattttaggtGTAGTAACATGTAGGTTCACACTACAAATCACTGATTTCTGAGCATCATGTCAGGTGTTAAAAAACAACCTAAAATAAGTGGAAAATAGGGGAGGAGGGCCTGGCAGGTTTAAAGAAACAAGCCCATGCAGTTTTCTTTTGAATTCCAGGAGAAATTTTTGCTGTGTCAGTTAACGTCCCAGTGACCCACTTTTATGAAGTACAACTGTACCTATTGCATAATCAACTCATCCAGTCAGGTTATATTTGAGGCAGGTTACAGCCAAGACCAGGATGATATCCATCCTGTAAACTCTAATGTGTTAgtttaagtgtttgtttttctttctttctgtaaataataataaaaacttctGTCTCTTTTCAGAGTTTGCTGTCCAGAGCCAGGGGCTTAGGAGGATCCTCCAGCCGGAGAGTTGCCCTGTTCAAGAATGTGGAGACTTCAGAAAAGTCCATCATCAACAGCGGCAAGAGACAGCAGACCCCTCTGGTCAACTTTAACCCCTTCACCCCTGACTCAATCCTCATCCAATCTGCCACACAGCAGAGGAACAACAGGAAGCGGGCCCACTGGAATGAGTATGTTCCAcagatgttttctgtttctttcatcTCTAGAACATGTGTGTAAGAGTAATTTAGCAGCACTCAGTATTTTTTTGCCTTATTCATGTCCCACCCTTACATCGTCATTACAGCAATTCTTAAACTGCTGTTAACACATTGCTGCAGAGTAACATGTGAGCTCAAACACAGACTGAAGCCATTGTTGAAATAACCAGATACGTTAAAGCCGTTGACTAAAGGCCAGCGGGTTGGCTGGGAGCCAGTACCTGATAGTTACTGGTGAACTGTGCCATGTGCTTGAGAAGCCCccatgctgccccctgctgaacAGAATGCTAACCAGCACCTCCTATTGTGTTCAAACTTTTAGCTCCTGTGGAGAAGACATGGAGGCCAGTGAAGGcgagggagaagaggaagtcCTCCCTCCATCTAAGGTAATCAATCTTCCTGCAGTTGAatgatgaaatgtgtgaatTGTTGCAGCTTGTAACATTCTGCCTGGAAAacaagttttgtgtttttgaaacACAGCATAACATGCAAATAGGGAAACTTTATAAAAGTTAACAAATTAAACCAGGCAACATCAGTGGTTACACAATGCTGTTTGTTATTTTAATTTCTTAGCTGACGGGCTACatcacagctctgtgtcagTTCATATGTAAATTGCCTCAGAAGAAACCTGTTGGTTTCAATGGCTATGTTAATGTGTGTTGTAGGGCAACTGGTTTGGTTCTAGTTGAGCAAtggatttaaatgtttattggTTCTTCCTTCCCTCAGAGGGTCACCATGATGGAAAGCAACATGATGTCCCGATACGTGTCAGAGTTTCTGGAGCTGGAGAAAATAGGCTCCGGGGAGTTTGGTGCTGTGTTCAAGTGTGTGAAAAGACTTGATGGCTGCATCTACGCAATCAAGAGGTCCAAGAAACCGCTGGCGGGATCTGTAGATGAGTAAGTTGATTGTCTTGAGATAGAGCCCGTCCATACAAGATGCTACACCTGTAAAAGTTGTTTATTGAGCATATTTTAATCACGAATGCTTCCCTTCTTCCTCAGGCAAAACGCTCTGCGGGAGGTGTATGCCCATGCGGTGCTGGGTCAGCATCCCCATGTGGTACGGTACTACTCGGCCTGGGCTGAGGATGACCACATGCTTATTCAGAATGAGTACTGCAATGGTGGCACGCTGTCCGACGTCATCGCAGAGAACTACAGGCGGCTTAGCTACCTATCAGAGCTGGAACTGAAAGATCTGCTGCTGCAAGTCACCCGAGGACTCAAGTACATCCACTcgacctctctggtgcacatgGACATTAAGCCTAGTGAGTACTCATGGTTGATGTCAAAATAATCCTGgctttagctcatttggagcaATAAGTATGGAAACTTCCTGGTTAGAAGCTAACAGAAATgccaccttttttttccccaggcaacattttcatttcacGGAAAACTGTAGCGAGCTGTGACGAATGTGACGAAGACGATGGACTGACGACTAGCGTGGTGTACAAAATCGGTAAGCCCTGCTCACGTGTTTGACACCTGTTTATTATACAGCCATTCATTGTGAGATGGTCGTCCTCACATCTCTGTTTGCGTTCCCTTTAGGTGACCTAGGTCATGTGACCAGAGTAAATAATCCACAAGTGGAGGAGGGCGACAGCAGATACCTGGCCAATGAAGTTTTACAAGAGGTGTGTTGTCATGCTGAAGAAAAAACCCTTTAACGTTTCAAATCAGCACAGCTTCAAACAAGTCTTTAACCtccccttcttcttttttaggACTACAGTAACTTGACGAAGGCAGACATCTTTGCTTTGGCATTGACTGTTGTCAGTGCTTCAGGTGCTGAGCCTTTACCCACCAACGGAGACAAATGGCATGAGATCAGACAAGGCAAACTCCCCGCCATCCCTCAAGTGCTTTCTCCAGAGTTTCTCAGTCTTCTTAAGGTAATGGTCAATGCCTTGGCTTTAATGATGATAACGTTAATCTAGAAAAGAAATCCTTTGATCCCACCCAGATTCTCATTCTTATTATTGTTTGTTAAAGGATGAGTTTCTGCTGTATGTGAACAAAAAGTCTTGTTTTAAATGCAAATACAGGGACCTCTTTGGGTTCAGATAGTAACACATATTTTGCTTTTTCTGATttttaattgtgtgttttttccccttgtttGTCTAGCTAATGATCCACCCTGACCCAACGAGACGGCCATCCACCTCAGACCTCATCAAACACCCGGTACTGCTGACTGCTGCCAGAATGAGCGCCGATCAGCTCAGAGTAGAGCTCAATGCAGAGAAGTTCAAGAATGCTCTGCTTCAGAAGTAAGAACAGAATTTTATTGTCCTTTATTGATGAGACAGGAAAACTaagcatgtttaaaatgttatgAAATACCCGGCACAAGTTCAGAGCATGGAGAGAGGAAGTTCAGACCAGACAGAAACTAAAGGATTGTTTATTAGAGAAGAAAGATGTTTGTTCTGACCCACTCTGAC from Parambassis ranga chromosome 19, fParRan2.1, whole genome shotgun sequence includes these protein-coding regions:
- the wee1 gene encoding wee1-like protein kinase, which translates into the protein MASYSRHRHGSPSPTPRPIRQKLDFTSSDGEDDPIDDVNNSTGGESGFTEMDSPMPRDTADKRLEGSSSPLNHSGGDDDVELWDEDSFGSPSHLRSPSSVIFANCSPSPRKSSRLFRGSPERSYVPDDGEGSSSPIPDCPDTPPHKTFRKLRLFDTPHTPKSLLSRARGLGGSSSRRVALFKNVETSEKSIINSGKRQQTPLVNFNPFTPDSILIQSATQQRNNRKRAHWNDSCGEDMEASEGEGEEEVLPPSKRVTMMESNMMSRYVSEFLELEKIGSGEFGAVFKCVKRLDGCIYAIKRSKKPLAGSVDEQNALREVYAHAVLGQHPHVVRYYSAWAEDDHMLIQNEYCNGGTLSDVIAENYRRLSYLSELELKDLLLQVTRGLKYIHSTSLVHMDIKPSNIFISRKTVASCDECDEDDGLTTSVVYKIGDLGHVTRVNNPQVEEGDSRYLANEVLQEDYSNLTKADIFALALTVVSASGAEPLPTNGDKWHEIRQGKLPAIPQVLSPEFLSLLKLMIHPDPTRRPSTSDLIKHPVLLTAARMSADQLRVELNAEKFKNALLQKELKKAQMARAAAEEKVLSTDRILTRSTVQYNPRTSRLIGKKMNRSVSLTIY